The Quercus lobata isolate SW786 chromosome 4, ValleyOak3.0 Primary Assembly, whole genome shotgun sequence genome segment cttcttctttttttaagttaataaaaatatatgagtaAATATGTTTTGCAAAAGATTTTTATTGTATGGGTTTAAGAGTGCTGTTATTGTATGTAGTAAGGTCTATTTTTTAGAATGATGTTTATGGTTGCTCAAAAATCCGTTCCCTTCCAAAATTTACTGGAATTATGAAAAGCCTATCAGAACTCTATATGGATGTGACTGCTATTAAGAAACTAGCACCCTCATCGATCAAGTATTTGACTGCTCTTACTTTATTTGATCTAAGTTACTGTGGAAATCTCAAATTTCTTCCATGCAACATGGATAATTTGAGGTCTCTTGAAAAACTCATTATTTCCGGATGCTTAAGACTAAAACTGTTGCCAAGGCTTCCATCAACTATAAGATATATAGATGCTCGATATTGTTATTCTCTAGAGCCATCACCAGCACTAGTCAAACTTAGTAGCTTGTTACAACCTTACTCCCAGTGGTTTCCATACAATGAGAGCAGTGGTGGAGTGGCATTTACAATATTATACCGTTTCCTACAGGTAATCTCTACTATCTCTCTTGAATTGTTAAATTACAGTTAACTACAACCATAGTTGTGTTTTGGGTACAGGGACTCCTTTGTCAAAAAACTGTTAATGAAACTTCTACCAAAAGGAAAGAGGATGAGGGTGAATCTATAACTgagtttcaaataattattcacGGATTTGACATTCCGTCTTGGTTAACTCATCAAAGTGTGGGGAATTCAATAAGCATAGAGCTGCCTTCAAATTGGTGTAATTGTAAATGGATGGGATTTGCCATCTGTgcatcagcatcagcatcagcatcagctAGTAAACCGATAAGAATTGGCATTAGAGCTCGTGTGATAGCCCTTGGTGATACGCCTCAGAATAACTATGTCTCTAAACTTTTGTTTGGGATGATGCCTTGTGAGGACAACATTTGGCTACTGTATTTGTCTCGTGATAATTGGTTTGCTACTGTTGGGAATGGCGAATGCAGTCAAATTAAGGTAATATTTGAGACCGATGACTCTGCCCTTCATGTATGGGAATGTGGGGTCAATTTGTTATACGAGCAAGATGTAGACGAGTTCAACCAAACCAATGCACAATGTTTGATTGAGAAGTTGAGAAGGGTTTAACCTCTTAATTCACGGGTAATGGCCAACTCAAACATCCTTCATGTTAATGCTCAATCCTATTTTCTTTCTAACTATACTTCTGGTTTCGTCACTGTCAAGTAACTCcctgtcatttttctttttttgtttcaccATGTGCAAGCAATCCCAATCACCCTATACTTTTGAGTGGAAGAAAATTAACCTTAGATTCCACCATGAGTTTATTGCCAGTTGTCTAAACCTCTACATCATCATCACTTACAAGAAGCATAATAATTAGTAAAACATTAGGCAAGCAATTTAGAATATGATCTAAATAGGAAATACATTCTCAAGCTTAACCCATTACATTTCTCTAAGGATTTTGCTAATGTAGATCTTTCAATCCTAATTTGGCATCCTATATTTAACTATCAGAGTATTATGctattttgcatatttattttGCACTGGAAAAAGAAATACTACTTTTcttgataaatttttgaaacatgAAAACTTGAGACGGTATGGTATTTCCTTCCCCACCATATATATTCTTCATAATCATTGGTGTCATGCCTTCTAAAACAGGTAAGAAACAACTCCCATTTCAGTCATTAGTAAGGAGTGAGTTGtgtagttattattattattatagtacCATACTAACTCAAGTTTTCACATATATGCAGtgggtgatgatgatgatgattgttATGATTGCAGAAGATGGCGCTCATGTTCTGTTTGTACTTTGACTATCTTTTTTTCATAGGATGAATTTCAATAGAGGCTTTGGCAATTAGATATGTACATGCATTTCAATCAGCATGACTATGTTATATTGAATTTGTATTTGGTTCGGGTATAATTATTTAAAAGCTTGTTCAAGTGGTATATCTATGCATcttgtttcaaaatgaaactggagtttaaaatcctttttttttttttttaaggggatCTAGGTCTTGACAGATAATGAGTTATATGGCTTTAGTAATAATATTTCTCATTGGATGGCACACAAGCAATACTTTAAGGTAATTTTGTCACATTTTGCTCTTCTATGTGGATTTGAGTTAATGTCTATGAGATAGTGAGCTTTCAATTTTTGAAGCAGAACTTTGAAGGTTATAATTTTCTATCAATCTAGCTATATTATCAAATaagaattaattttaatattcaaGAGGACCTGTTAGTAGATATGCTCTAGGAAGCATAAGCATGGACACTTCATTTGGGCTACTGTGTTCGTGTCTGACATGTATTGGGCCCCGGACACCTCTAGGACACACGGATACCTACGGGACATAGTTGTAGAACCTGTTTTGCCCCTTCTTCTGTTTTTTAGGTGGTGTAAGGTTTTAAAAGCAACAAGGATATTGTTTGTGATGAGGTGGTTGGATATGAAGGTACTTTGGGATTCAGTCACTAATTTGGGAAGGCATTTCTTTAGGCGGTTTGTTATGGTTTTGGAGATGAGTTTGTAAATAACATTGCAAAGGCTAATAGGGTGGAAATCTTTGGCTTTTTCCagagattttatttttcgtATAAGGCAAAGGTAGGTGTGGTTAA includes the following:
- the LOC115984528 gene encoding disease resistance protein RPP2B-like isoform X1 yields the protein MKSLSELYMDVTAIKKLAPSSIKYLTALTLFDLSYCGNLKFLPCNMDNLRSLEKLIISGCLRLKLLPRLPSTIRYIDARYCYSLEPSPALVKLSSLLQPYSQWFPYNESSGGVAFTILYRFLQGLLCQKTVNETSTKRKEDEGESITEFQIIIHGFDIPSWLTHQSVGNSISIELPSNWCNCKWMGFAICASASASASASKPIRIGIRARVIALGDTPQNNYVSKLLFGMMPCEDNIWLLYLSRDNWFATVGNGECSQIKVIFETDDSALHVWECGVNLLYEQDVDEFNQTNAQCLIEKLRRV